Within the Aspergillus luchuensis IFO 4308 DNA, chromosome 5, nearly complete sequence genome, the region GTACATATCTCATATAATCCTAGCAACGGGAGATTGGAGACATTTCGTCAGATGTCCTGAACCTTCATGGAGGCTACCGATTTTTTGCTATTGCAACATCAATCTACAACGTGGGGGGACCCTGCACCTATTTCGCAATGCCTATAGCCATCGGGCCtttggagatgaaggacATTGTAAAGGCAATAATATTGTCCATTCATATATGCATGGTTCACATTATCAGGTGTTTCTTGAGAATCACCATTCTGTCTTTGTAATCCAGTTGAATTCAGAAATACATGATGAAGTTGGTTTCACCTGATCTTAGCTACTTGTATTTGATGGTAGAATTGCATTGGGGCATCTTGACTACTGGTAACAAGTCCCTACTAGTACTTCAAATACTAAACGAAACGAGTAGCAAATCCGGTGGatgattaaatattttaaaccATAGGTAGATATATGATCAAGCTCGTACTACTTAGACGCGAGACTTACAGATAGTCACGACaatgcatcatccacaccaaTGCTACTTAACAAACACCAGCGCCGCTTGTTTATTATCCCTAAGAGGAGAATCCAATGTTCAGTTACCAAACCCAAATTTGCGTGGCCGATGAGACCTGCCAGTCACGTGATACATGTCAGATGAGTCATGCAACCATTGGGCCGGCAATTGGATCGGCAGTCGCTTCCATCAGTAGTTCACGTCACGAGTCAGGGGATTTCCGGATTCTTCATCAACGCCTCATCCTCTGGTAAgttttgatcttcttcaatatGACTTCTTGAAAATATGTCGAACAAAGCAGGCTGGATCAAGAATCCCCGGGGGACAGTTCAGGTCGAGACTGTAGAGCAATGGGTTCCTGGCCGGGGGGAACTATTGGTAAGGGTTGAAGCAGCCAGCTTTAACCCCATTGATGCCAAAATCCAGAGGTATCGTGCTCAAGTACCCGCCAGTCGGCCGTCAGACTAAGAATCCAGGTTGGATTTATTCCAATCTAAGTatcccctcatcctcggatTCACCTTTGCGGGAACGGTAGTCTCTACAGGGCCCGGGATAAATTCGGTGCAACCTGGCGaccgggtggtggtggctcgCTGGGGCCAGCAGGCGAGCGAGGATCCCCGATTCGGTGCCCTCCAGATGTATGCACTGGCGCTTGAGCAGAACACCCTGCGACTAGAGCCCGAGACCACCTTTGCTGGTTCCGCCGGCCTGATCGCCAATCTGGCGACCGTGATCTCCGCCCTCACAATCTACATGGGTCTTCCGAAGCCGCCAGTCGCCGGCAAGAAACCACCCACGGGAAAGAAAATTCTCGTTTACGGCGGTTCATCAGCGGTGGGGGGCCTCGCGGTTCAATATGCGACGGATGCTGGGTATGGAGTTGTCACTACCTCGTCCGCGGCCAACAGATCCATGGTGGAGAAACGCAACCCGTCGCATATCATCGATCATAGCCGCCCGGACGAGGACGTGATCCGCGAAATCCGGGAGAATGGGCCTTACGAGGGAATCTTCGATGCAATCGGCTCCACCACGACAACCCAACGCATGGTGGCATTGCTGCGCGAAACGGGAGGCCGGTTCTTTTCAACCAGCCCTTCGCCTGGGGATGAGGCCATCCCTGCAGGTATAGAGAAGCTATGGGCCGGATATTCTGAGACACTCGTATCTCAGGCTGCACACCGCGAATTGCGCACATGGTACATGGACGCGTATTTACCGGCTGCACTGAAAAAGGGCACGATATGGCCAAATCCGGCATTGTGGCTCGAAGGAGGGCTTAACTCCGCCCAGAAGGCGTTGGACCTCCTCTATGGAGATCATATTAGCGGCCGAAAGGTTTTTATCAACCCACAAGAGTGAGGAAACCGTCATTCCGGAGACCATGCATCATCCTCTACTCCGGGTTGATACACAGTACGGATTCTGATGCGACTGTCGTTATGTATCCGTG harbors:
- a CDS encoding uncharacterized protein (COG:C;~EggNog:ENOG410PVYD;~InterPro:IPR013149,IPR036291;~PFAM:PF00107;~TransMembrane:1 (o20-42i);~go_process: GO:0055114 - oxidation-reduction process [Evidence IEA]), whose translation is MYALALEQNTLRLEPETTFAGSAGLIANLATVISALTIYMGLPKPPVAGKKPPTGKKILVYGGSSAVGGLAVQYATDAGYGVVTTSSAANRSMVEKRNPSHIIDHSRPDEDVIREIRENGPYEGIFDAIGSTTTTQRMVALLRETGGRFFSTSPSPGDEAIPAGIEKLWAGYSETLVSQAAHRELRTWYMDAYLPAALKKGTIWPNPALWLEGGLNSAQKALDLLYGDHISGRKVFINPQE